AAACACCGCAATCGGCGCTATGGCCAGGGTCGCGAGGCGCGTGCTGGGGTGCAAGACCACTATGAGCGAGAAGCCTGCCAGGGCAATCCTGGCGATCACGTCTCGTCCCCTCTTGTTGCTGTATTTCGCCTGGATGCTAAACTGGATGCCCACCGTGCCGGCCATGAGCAGAAACATGGCGCCCAGCTGAGCCATCCCCGGCTCTAACACCAGCTCGGGCCTGGCAAAAACCCCACCCATCAACAAGAACAGGACACAACATAGCTGGATTCCCCTGAACAATGTCCCCATGAAAGGGGCGTCGGCGATTTTAGACGTCACCGCGGCCACAACGGAGGTCGGCGGCGTCAGTTCTCCCCAGACGGCCACGAAGAAAGCGAAGAAGTGGATGACCCAGGGGTTGATGCCAACCTTAATCATGGCGGGGGCGATCACCAGGGCGGTGAGGATGTAGGTAGGCGCCGGGGGCAACCCGGTGCCCACGATAGCTCCGAAAAAAAAGGCCACAAGAATCATCGCCACGAGATGAAAGCCCGCTGCCTCCATCAGGAGGAACCCGACTTTCGTCGTAATTCCCGTGATGACCACAACACCCGTCATGATGGATAGGCTGGCCAGCAAAAGAGTCAGGTCAAAGGTCATAGTTGTAAAGTGGTCAATGAAGCGGAGGAAGGGGGCGGCAAGGGACCGGAGATCCCGGGAAGGGCGGGATCGAAGGGTTGTGAAGATGAAGATCACCGAGACTACGATACCGGTCACGACGAATACTCTCAAGGCGGCCAGCATCGGCGGCACTTGGGCGACCCCCATAAGGTATATCAGCCCGGCAATAACGCCCACGTAGACGAGGAGGTTGATCTTGTCCAAGATGCCCGTCTGCACGAGCGGGATTCTCGCCATGCCGGTCTGGTAACGAACGGAGATCAGGTAGACGCCGACACTGACGCCGGCATAGTAAATCAAAGCTGGAGCGTACCCCCGCGCCACGACTTCGAAATAGCTCACTCCCAGGAACTCGGCCATGAGGAATGCGGCAATTCCCATAACCGGCGGCATGAGTTGGCCGCCAAGGGAGGCAGCGGTCTCGATGGCGGCGGCGTTCACCTTGGGTATCCCGCTGGCGATCATGGCCGGGATGGTGGCCGAGCCGATGGTTATCGCATTGGCCGCTCCGCTGCCGGTCACGGTTCCCACCGCCATCGACCCCAGGACCGCTGCTTGCGGCAGCGCATGGGCCGATTTGTTAGCGATCCGCGAAGCGGTATTAATGATCGAGGCCACACAGCCGAAGGCCCGCAAGACACTCAAAACCAAAAGGAAAGACCCGATCATAGTGAGGGCAAGCTGGGGAAGCCGCGAAAAAACTCCCGTCGCCATCTCTACGCTCATCGAGCTCAGGATCCGCCCCCAGTCCATACCTGGGTGATGAAACAGGCCGGGCACGATCCAGCCGTATACCGCATATAAGCTCAGGAAGACGTTGAGGATGAAGAGCGGAAAGTGTCTCTTGCGCGTGTACTCCATCACCAGGACAACCATCAGCCCCCCAACCACCAGGTCAGTGGTATTCCATACACCTGCCCGCACTGTGCCAATCTCTTCGAACTCGACGCCAATGTACAGGAGAGTAACAATGGGCAGGGCAATGTAAACGCCCCCAATGATGTAGTTAGCGGCAGCCCCAAGCCTGGGATAAAGCTCGTTGTTGCGCAGGGCATCTAAGGTGAAGAGGATGAACGCGACCGGAACCAGGATGACGGCGAGATAGGTTGGCCCCCCGACGCCGGTAAGGTAGTATCGGAAGAGGTACACGAAAAAAAAGAGGGCAAGAAGGGAGAAAAAAATCCGGATGAAGGAATTCATTGGATCGGAATACTCCTTTCTTTTCTGCGGTCAGATCTTGCGACGATATCTCGTGTCCTGAATCTTCCAATCGCCGAAAAAATCTCAGCTGTACGCAGGCGTTAGCGGAGGATCTCTTAGCGCCCGGGCGCAGGTGCCTCGGCTACTTGGGCTTGGCGATGCGACCGTCCCACTTGGAATCCCAGACGCCACGCTCCCGCATGTATTTCGCCAGGCCGGGATGGATGGGAACGAAATTGAGCGCCGCTTCAACCCCCTGGCGCTGAAAACCGGGCATATCCGTTTTAATTTGCATGTAGGCGGAGTCTACTTTGGCCAGCTCAGCCGCATTTTTTTCGATAATGGTCAACATCTTGTAGACGTCTTGCTCGGGAACCTCCAGCCCTACATGGAATCCATAGTAGAAGGGCAATAAGAGAGCTTTTGCGGCGTGGATGTCCTTTTTGAAGGCATCCGGTTTCACTTCGGCAATCCGAAACGCAGCCTTCCGCAGCAGCTCAATTTCCTCTTGGCTAGGATTGAGGATGGCCCAGTCTGTGCCGACGGATATCTCGATGATCCAGGGAGCTGTTGTCACCTCTGCGTTCGTATACGCGTTGAAGGCCTTGATATTGCCGGCCTCCAACTGCGACCCTACGGACGATAGGTCCATTTCCCGGTATACAAAGTTCATCCCCAGCGCTTTAAAAGCCCTTTCCAAATGGGCCCGCACATCCCAGGGGAGAGGGCCGGTAAAAATCGGCTGGCCGGAAAGGTCCCGCCATTGTTTGTATTTTCCTTTGTCCTTGGCAAGGATCCCTACCCCCACTTCCACCGAGTAAGTCCAGAAGGATTGGACGGGGTACCTTTTTATATGAGCTTTAAAACCCTTGAATCGGTTGATGTCATTCGCCAATTCGTAGAAGGCAATATCGGCGCCATAATAGCCATCAAACTGCCCGGTCGCGTAGCCTTTAACGGAAACGATCGCTCCCGGTGTGGGCAAGGCTGCGATCCTGTAGTTCGGCATTTCTTTGTCCAGCACCGCGGCCAGGTTGACTAAAGCCCTATGGCCAGACGAACCCGCGGCGGATGTCGCCCACTTAAAATCCTTGGCTTGCGACCAGCCATTGGCCACTGCTCCGAAGAGGAATCCGGCTACGATTAATAAAATGAGTGCTTTTTTCATCGCTTAGCCCTCCCGTAGAATTGGATGATTAGAATTTACTTTAAAGCGGTATAAATGTTAACCACAGGTCGGTTTTATGTCAAGGAAAAAATAAATGGAGAAAAGAGGGGAGAAAGGGGGACGCGAAAGGAAAGGGGTACATGAGAATATAAGTGACGATCTTCCATTTCTATGTTAAATGCACGAATATTCCCCCCTTCCGTAATGCGCTTAGCGATTTCATCCACCCGCTACCAGAACCGTAAAGGTGACCTCGTCCCCATCATGTATTTTCGTTTCCAATCTATCCTGCGACGGGAAAACGTGGTGTTCTTCGTCTTTCCAGAAGTCAGATCAATCTCCAGCAGTTTGCCACAAATCCCTTTCATAAACCACCTCTCCCGATTTTTACTTCCTACTGATCCGGGGATCTTGGCGACTATTTCCTCTTCGGAACAGACTTCTTAATGATGTCAAAACCCGTCACTGACTTTTATCTCCCCCTTTATTTGTCCGATTTTACGCATGAACACTTCCTGCTTTTTTATGAAAACTTTTCTGAATCTATCAGGAATTGGAAATTTTTAATAGCCATTTTATTGGATATATGATTTCACATACCTTCTTCGATGAATGAGAAAAGGATGCAGCGTAGCAGCGGATTTGATCATTCCCCGGGTTAACGTTTCATTTAAACGGCATTGTCTCCGAGGTTGCTAAAGTAGGAGACAGGATGGTATATTGAATTTTCCAATCGCATTTTGAAACCCGTCGGTATATTTTGACTGCCAGGAGGCGATGACGATGAATGCCAGAGTGGCTGCGATTCAAACGAAAACATTTCTGGAGGCAGATGAGCAAAAAAGGAATATCGAAAGGGCAGGGGAATATTTGGACAATTTTGTCGGCTATACGAAATCCCACACCTTTTTCGATAAGGAAGGTTGATCAGGAGGATCCATAAAACACTTCGCCATCGACATTCATACCCATGTGGAGTTTGCCGGTACCTTTGACATCTTAAAAAAGCGATATTCGGAAGAGGAGATTTTTGACCGGTTTGCCGTTTCGGTCACAGGTCGTCCTTTTTGGTTTAAAGGCTTCCTAGCCGTAAACCTTTTTAGACTTTCCCTTCTCTCGGGCGAAAAATCACCTGCTCCCCAAAAAGAGAAAGGAGGATGCCCATCACCAGACCCTGGCGAATCACCCCAAGAGGAGAACACCATCATGAGTAAAGTGCTTATTGCCGACAGCACGTATGAGACGTGCCGGGAGGCCGTTGCTCAGGCATTTTCTACGTTTCCGGTAGATGTTCACGGTAAGAAGGTCGCTGTCAAGGTAAATGCCCTGAAGGCGGGGGATCCGGATCGGCAGGCCTATGTCACCCACTACAAGCTGGTGGAAGCGGTCGTGGAAAAACTGGCCTCCTTCCAACCTGCCCAAATTGTGGTCGGAGATTCCGTGGGAACCGAATTCTATGGAAATTCGGAGCACGTGTTCGAGGTTACGCATCTCAAGAAAGCAGCGGGGTCTTACTATCGGAACTTCAGCAAGAGCCTCACCGTCGTCAAATTGGACCGGCCCTTCAAACGCAAGGTGGCTGTGCTCAAGGACGTCCTGGACGCCGATGTCTACATTTCGCTGCCGAAGATGAAGACGCACGGCTTGACCATCCTCAGCGGTTCGGTCAAGAACAATTTCGGGCTTTTGGCGGGAGCTCAAAAGTCCTGGTATCACTATTTCTCAGTCAAGCCGGAAATCTTCGCCTGGATTGTCGTTGAAATGTTCCGACTTCGACCCCCCGATCTGGTTATCATGGATGCCATTCTTGCTATGGAAGGTTACGGTCCTTCCTCTCCGGAGACCAGATGGGTGAATAAGGTGCTGGCCTCCGACGATCCAGTGGCCCTGGATACGGTTCAGGCTAAGATCGTCGGTTTGAAACCGGATGATATACCTTATCTGGGTATTGCCAGGGATTTGGGATTAGGAGAGACGGATTCCAGCAGGATCGAAATCATAGGAGATGCGTCCACTATCCAGGAATACCACAGACCTACCCCCCCAGAAGCAAGTTACAGTTATAAAGCCGGT
The sequence above is drawn from the Deltaproteobacteria bacterium genome and encodes:
- a CDS encoding TRAP transporter large permease subunit, which codes for MNSFIRIFFSLLALFFFVYLFRYYLTGVGGPTYLAVILVPVAFILFTLDALRNNELYPRLGAAANYIIGGVYIALPIVTLLYIGVEFEEIGTVRAGVWNTTDLVVGGLMVVLVMEYTRKRHFPLFILNVFLSLYAVYGWIVPGLFHHPGMDWGRILSSMSVEMATGVFSRLPQLALTMIGSFLLVLSVLRAFGCVASIINTASRIANKSAHALPQAAVLGSMAVGTVTGSGAANAITIGSATIPAMIASGIPKVNAAAIETAASLGGQLMPPVMGIAAFLMAEFLGVSYFEVVARGYAPALIYYAGVSVGVYLISVRYQTGMARIPLVQTGILDKINLLVYVGVIAGLIYLMGVAQVPPMLAALRVFVVTGIVVSVIFIFTTLRSRPSRDLRSLAAPFLRFIDHFTTMTFDLTLLLASLSIMTGVVVITGITTKVGFLLMEAAGFHLVAMILVAFFFGAIVGTGLPPAPTYILTALVIAPAMIKVGINPWVIHFFAFFVAVWGELTPPTSVVAAVTSKIADAPFMGTLFRGIQLCCVLFLLMGGVFARPELVLEPGMAQLGAMFLLMAGTVGIQFSIQAKYSNKRGRDVIARIALAGFSLIVVLHPSTRLATLAIAPIAVFVGYWVLQQRRKVL
- a CDS encoding TAXI family TRAP transporter solute-binding subunit, coding for MKKALILLIVAGFLFGAVANGWSQAKDFKWATSAAGSSGHRALVNLAAVLDKEMPNYRIAALPTPGAIVSVKGYATGQFDGYYGADIAFYELANDINRFKGFKAHIKRYPVQSFWTYSVEVGVGILAKDKGKYKQWRDLSGQPIFTGPLPWDVRAHLERAFKALGMNFVYREMDLSSVGSQLEAGNIKAFNAYTNAEVTTAPWIIEISVGTDWAILNPSQEEIELLRKAAFRIAEVKPDAFKKDIHAAKALLLPFYYGFHVGLEVPEQDVYKMLTIIEKNAAELAKVDSAYMQIKTDMPGFQRQGVEAALNFVPIHPGLAKYMRERGVWDSKWDGRIAKPK
- a CDS encoding DUF362 domain-containing protein — translated: MSKVLIADSTYETCREAVAQAFSTFPVDVHGKKVAVKVNALKAGDPDRQAYVTHYKLVEAVVEKLASFQPAQIVVGDSVGTEFYGNSEHVFEVTHLKKAAGSYYRNFSKSLTVVKLDRPFKRKVAVLKDVLDADVYISLPKMKTHGLTILSGSVKNNFGLLAGAQKSWYHYFSVKPEIFAWIVVEMFRLRPPDLVIMDAILAMEGYGPSSPETRWVNKVLASDDPVALDTVQAKIVGLKPDDIPYLGIARDLGLGETDSSRIEIIGDASTIQEYHRPTPPEASYSYKAGVGSGKTSIEYYRQRVAYRPVISPERCRYKQGCTACMDICPAGALSQGDDLPAKDVSKCMLCSACKEVCEFLALEFSPCQELMTTLAKQKVPSLEA